In the genome of Arachis stenosperma cultivar V10309 chromosome 6, arast.V10309.gnm1.PFL2, whole genome shotgun sequence, the window tagaaattataattttttatatatttaaaaattataaatttattgaaataattataaaagtatatatatgatttaatatttaataatttattaataaaaaaaagagaattgaCAGACTTAACCCGCCAACCCGGcattaagtaaaaaaaaaaattagaatcgTCTCACTAGATAAGGGGAAGTGGATTCTctccaataaaaaaaattgaatgatGTTCAATGttaaatctaattttttattattttctctcatatttatttttggtgctactaataaaattaaaagtgatagatcatttattttctcaaatgttaaaaaaattgaaaagaattcATTTTCCTAGACAAAATAGAACAAGACGGACTAACCCGATTTTCACTCCCTTTTCACAGGCatcctttttaaaaataatcatatatattaaATCAAAATAGTAAAAAGAAAATGGTTGTGATACCAATTTAAATAGTTGACACATGTTTCTAAGATAAAGATatgaaaaattagaaaacaCTCTTCAAATAGAAATTTTTTAGCATCCATAatccttttttgttttaaaattgtattttatactttttttgaatttgattatctgatgtttattagtttattatatGACGATATAATTAAAAACATTAGActtattttatcttaattattatagtaaaattaatgcattttttatctaaatataATCTCCGTATGACTATATTTTTCTACATATGAATCGGGGATGTGTGAAGGAATATTTTTGTCACACAAAAAATGGGGATGGGGAATAAGAAGTCTCACTCTCCTATATTGTCATCCCTAATTTTGTCGGATATAACTTATGTGAACAAAAAGAGAATTTAGTTtctataaaaaagaaaaggaaatatAACTTTGTATCACACttctttttataataataatagagtCTCGTATCCTATAAATGACAAACAAAAATTTCTCACATCGTTACACAAACAGTACAATTCAGTTAGGgaagaagagaatctaaaaGTTGAGCATCCATTAGAAACAAAAGAACTAAAGAAACAAATTGACTTCATTACATTACAGATCTAACAAAGTTAAAACTATTTAAGTAAAGTAAACCAAACTAAATTCATTTTGATTGTCGCTTGTATGTGATTCTAAATTTCACAATTGGTGGTTGAtattaaaaatcaaaagaaagtgTTGACAGAATTCATTCAGACCTCTCTAGGGTCAACGAAAATTGAAAATTCAGGGGGGGATTTGGTCCAGTCACCAACCGATCCATCACTGTAATCCTCGCCTAACCGTTTTATGCACCATAGATCCTCCTCACACGATAGCATCTTCCAGTGCGGCACTCCTAACCGCAGCGGTTCCAGCCTCGAAACCTCCGTCGCCACCGCCCCGCACCCTTTCTCTTTCGCCAGGTTGTGTGCAAACCCACACAAAGCCCGAACCATCTTAACCGCCTCAGGTCCCTCCCCTCCAACTCCATACAAGAAATGAAACCCGAACGGCCTGAAGAAATTCGGTATCGAAGGAAGCCCGAGCCATGGGAAAGCCCGATCAACGACACGTGTCATTTTCGCTAAAGCCCGCTTCACGCGCGACACGCCTCTCACCTCGAGTGAGAACACTTCTTTGCAGTTCCAAATGCTGAGGACGGCCCAGGAGTGAGGCGGGGAAGCAAGAAAATGTGCCGGGCCTGGCCACGTGTCAGGCCCGTAACTCCCTCTCGGAACCGCCAAAAAGGTTCCAAGTGAGAGCTTGTTGTTAAGAACAGAGTCAATGTCGCGCGGGAAGAGCTCCGTTGTGGAGAATCTGAGTCGGTATAGTGATTCGGCGTCGTTTTGGTCAAGCtttatgattttgattttggaaGAGGTTTTTACCCGGTGCTCGAAAACGGGATTGACGAGAATAGACGGAGTACGGAACTTTGAGTAACCGCATTTGTCGGTGAAGAGATTAATGGACGCAACGTTGTTGTTTTCCGTTGCCATGTATGAGTACTCTGCACCGTTGTCTCTAAACCATTTCTCCATCGCCCGTACAAGCTTGAGACCTATACCCATTCTCCTGAACCCGCGCCGCAGAGAATA includes:
- the LOC130936478 gene encoding probable N-acetyltransferase HLS1; this translates as MGEEVEVVVREFEPNKDREGVEAVERICEVGPGGKISLFTDLRGDPICRVRHSPTFLMLVAEIGNEIVGMTRGCIKTVTCGKKLHRHGKNNTADSTAKQVPVYTKLAYILGLRVSPLYRRMGIGLKLVRAMEKWFRDNGAEYSYMATENNNVASINLFTDKCGYSKFRTPSILVNPVFEHRVKTSSKIKIIKLDQNDAESLYRLRFSTTELFPRDIDSVLNNKLSLGTFLAVPRGSYGPDTWPGPAHFLASPPHSWAVLSIWNCKEVFSLEVRGVSRVKRALAKMTRVVDRAFPWLGLPSIPNFFRPFGFHFLYGVGGEGPEAVKMVRALCGFAHNLAKEKGCGAVATEVSRLEPLRLGVPHWKMLSCEEDLWCIKRLGEDYSDGSVGDWTKSPPEFSIFVDPREV